A DNA window from Allokutzneria albata contains the following coding sequences:
- the acnA gene encoding aconitate hydratase AcnA: protein MEFHVTAPASKDSFGARGTLAVGDASYEIFRLSAVEGAARLPYSLKILLENLLRTEDGANITADHVRALGSWDPTADPATEIQFTPARVIMQDFTGVPCVVDLATMREAVTGLGGDPAKVNPLAPAELVIDHSVIADIFARPDAFERNVDLEYQRNKERYQFLRWGQSAFDEFKVVPPGTGIVHQVNIEHLARVVMTRNGQAYPDTVVGTDSHTTMVNGIGVLGWGVGGIEAEAAMLGQPVSMLIPRVVGFKLHGELPPGTTATDLVLTITEMLREHGVVGKFVEFYGSGVTAVPLANRATIGNMSPEFGSTAAIFPIDQETVNYLKLTGRSAEQLALVEAYAKEQGLWHDPAAEPDYSEHLELDLATVVPSIAGPKRPQDRIVLAEAKAKFRGVLGDYAVAEEQGNADEASEESFPASDSPAITASNGKDRPHELPSAEGRVSKRVPVTLADGTETTLDHGHVAIASITSCTNTSNPSVMIGAALLAKNAVERGLTRKPWVKTSLAPGSKVVMDYYEKAELLPYLEKLGFHLVGYGCVTCIGNSGPLPEEISQAINDNDLAVVSVLSGNRNFEGRISPDIKMNYLASPPLVVAYALAGTMDLDLDTEPLGTDPDGKPVFLADIWPTPQEIQDVISSSISSEMFVKDYADVFAGDERWRSLPTPTGKTFEWDADSTYVRKPPYFEGMTMETTPVTDITGARVLALLGDSVTTDHISPAGSIKPDSPAGRYLTEHGVERKDFNSYGSRRGNHEVMIRGTFANIRLRNLLLDDVQGGFTRNFLAGGEQTTIYDASVAYAEAGVPLVVLAGKEYGSGSSRDWAAKGTSLLGVRVVIAESFERIHRSNLIGMGVLPLQFPQGQTAASLGLDGTETFDVAGVTELNQGSTPRTVKVTATKSDGSKVEFDAVVRIDTPGEADYYRNGGIMQYVLRKMVRS, encoded by the coding sequence ATGGAGTTTCACGTGACTGCACCTGCGAGCAAGGACAGCTTCGGTGCCCGCGGCACACTGGCCGTCGGCGACGCCTCGTACGAGATCTTCCGCCTGAGCGCCGTCGAGGGCGCCGCGCGGCTGCCGTACAGCCTGAAGATCCTGCTGGAGAACCTGCTCCGCACCGAGGACGGCGCCAACATCACCGCCGACCACGTCCGCGCTCTCGGCAGCTGGGACCCGACCGCCGACCCGGCCACGGAGATCCAGTTCACCCCGGCGCGGGTGATCATGCAGGACTTCACCGGCGTGCCCTGCGTCGTCGACCTGGCCACCATGCGCGAGGCCGTCACCGGCCTCGGCGGCGACCCCGCCAAGGTCAATCCGCTCGCCCCGGCCGAGCTGGTCATCGACCACTCGGTGATCGCCGACATCTTCGCGCGCCCGGACGCCTTCGAGCGCAACGTGGACCTGGAGTACCAGCGCAACAAGGAGCGCTACCAGTTCCTGCGCTGGGGCCAGAGCGCCTTCGACGAGTTCAAGGTGGTCCCGCCCGGCACCGGCATCGTGCACCAGGTCAACATCGAGCACCTGGCCCGCGTGGTGATGACCCGCAACGGGCAGGCCTACCCCGACACCGTGGTCGGCACCGACAGCCACACCACGATGGTCAACGGCATCGGCGTGCTGGGCTGGGGCGTCGGCGGCATCGAGGCCGAGGCGGCCATGCTCGGCCAGCCGGTGTCGATGCTGATCCCGCGGGTGGTCGGCTTCAAGCTGCACGGCGAGCTACCCCCCGGCACCACCGCGACCGACCTGGTGCTGACGATCACCGAGATGCTGCGCGAGCACGGCGTCGTCGGCAAGTTCGTCGAGTTCTACGGCTCCGGCGTGACCGCGGTGCCGCTGGCCAACCGCGCCACCATCGGCAACATGAGCCCGGAGTTCGGCTCCACCGCGGCGATCTTCCCGATCGACCAGGAGACGGTGAACTACCTCAAGCTCACCGGCCGCTCCGCCGAGCAGCTGGCGCTGGTCGAGGCCTACGCCAAGGAGCAGGGCCTCTGGCACGACCCGGCCGCCGAGCCCGACTACTCCGAGCACCTGGAGCTGGACCTGGCCACGGTGGTCCCGTCCATCGCGGGCCCGAAGCGACCGCAGGACCGGATCGTGCTGGCCGAGGCGAAGGCGAAGTTCCGCGGCGTGCTCGGTGACTACGCCGTGGCCGAGGAGCAGGGCAACGCCGACGAGGCGTCCGAGGAGTCGTTCCCGGCGTCGGACTCCCCGGCGATCACCGCCTCCAACGGCAAGGACCGGCCGCACGAGCTGCCCAGCGCCGAGGGCAGGGTCAGCAAGCGCGTCCCGGTGACCCTGGCCGACGGCACCGAGACCACGCTGGACCACGGGCACGTGGCGATCGCCTCGATCACCTCCTGCACCAACACCTCCAACCCCTCGGTGATGATCGGCGCGGCGCTGCTGGCGAAGAACGCCGTCGAGCGCGGCCTGACCCGCAAGCCGTGGGTGAAGACCTCCCTGGCGCCGGGCTCCAAGGTCGTCATGGACTACTACGAGAAGGCCGAGCTGCTGCCGTACCTGGAGAAGCTGGGCTTCCACCTGGTCGGCTACGGCTGCGTCACCTGCATCGGCAACTCCGGCCCGCTGCCGGAGGAGATCTCGCAGGCGATCAACGACAACGACCTCGCGGTGGTCTCGGTGCTCTCCGGCAACCGCAACTTCGAGGGCCGGATCAGCCCCGACATCAAGATGAACTACCTGGCCTCCCCGCCGCTGGTGGTGGCATACGCCCTCGCGGGCACGATGGACCTCGACCTCGACACCGAGCCGCTGGGCACCGACCCCGACGGCAAGCCGGTGTTCCTGGCCGACATCTGGCCGACGCCGCAGGAGATCCAGGACGTCATCTCCAGCTCGATCTCCTCGGAGATGTTCGTCAAGGACTACGCCGACGTCTTCGCCGGTGACGAGCGCTGGCGCTCGCTGCCGACGCCGACCGGCAAGACCTTCGAGTGGGACGCCGACTCCACCTACGTCCGCAAGCCCCCGTACTTCGAGGGCATGACGATGGAGACCACTCCGGTCACCGACATCACCGGTGCCCGGGTGCTGGCGCTGCTGGGCGACTCGGTCACCACCGACCACATCTCCCCGGCGGGCTCGATCAAGCCGGACTCGCCCGCGGGCAGGTACCTCACCGAGCACGGCGTGGAGCGCAAGGACTTCAACTCCTACGGTTCCCGCCGCGGCAACCACGAGGTGATGATCCGGGGCACCTTCGCCAACATCCGCCTGCGCAACCTGCTCCTCGACGACGTCCAGGGCGGCTTCACCCGCAACTTCCTCGCGGGCGGCGAGCAGACCACCATCTACGACGCGTCGGTGGCCTACGCCGAGGCGGGCGTGCCGCTGGTGGTGCTGGCGGGCAAGGAGTACGGCTCGGGTTCCTCGCGGGACTGGGCGGCCAAGGGCACCAGCCTGCTGGGCGTGCGCGTGGTCATCGCCGAGTCCTTCGAGCGCATCCACCGCTCGAACCTGATCGGCATGGGCGTGCTCCCGCTGCAGTTCCCGCAGGGGCAGACCGCCGCCTCCCTCGGCCTCGACGGCACGGAGACCTTCGACGTCGCGGGCGTGACCGAGCTGAACCAGGGCTCGACCCCGCGCACCGTGAAGGTCACCGCGACCAAGTCCGACGGCTCGAAGGTGGAGTTCGACGCGGTCGTGCGCATCGACACCCCCGGTGAGGCGGACTACTACCGCAACGGCGGCATCATGCAGTACGTGCTGCGCAAGATGGTCCGCAGCTGA